Below is a genomic region from Streptomyces sp. NBC_00461.
GGGTTCGTCGACGCGCACAACCACCTGTTCTCGAACGAGGCCTTCGGCGGGCGGCTGATCTGCGGCAAGGTGTTCTCCGAGGCGGGGGTCGCCGACGCCCTCAAGGACTGTCCCGAGCACTACCCCGACGGCACACTCGCGATCTTCGACTACATCACCCACGGCGGCGACGGAAAGCACGACCCGGTCGGCTGGCCCACCTTCAAGGACTGGCCGGCGTACGACTCGATGACGCATCAGGCGGACTACTACGCCTGGGTGGAGCGGGCCTGGAGAGGCGGGCAGCGAGTCCTCGTCAACGACCTCGTCACCAACGGCGTGATCTGCTCCGTCTACCCCTTCAAGGACCGCAGCTGCGACGAGATGACGTCGATCCGGCTGCAGGCGAAGCTGACCTACGACCTCCAGGCCTACATCGACAAGATGTACGGCGGCACGGGCAAGGGCTGGTTCCGGATCGTCACCGACAGCGCGCAGGCCCGTGAGGTCATCAAGCAGGGCAAGCTGGCCGTCATCCTGGGAGTCGAGACCTCCGAGCCGTTCGGCTGCAAGCAGATCCTGGACATCCCGCAGTGCAGCAAGGCCGACATCGACAAGGGACTCGACGAGCTGTACGCGCTGGGCGTGCGCTCGATGTTCCTGTGCCACAAGTTCGACAACGCGCTCTGCGGTGTCCGCTTCGACTCCGGCGGCCTCGGAACGGCCATCAACGTCGGGCAGTTCCTGTCGACCGGAACCTTCTGGCAGACCGAGAAGTGCACCGGCCCGCAGCACGACAACCCCATCGGCAACGCGTCCTCCTCCGCCGAGAAGGACCTGCCGGCGGGCGTGGACGTCCCCTCGTACGGCGGCGACGCCCAGTGCAACAAACGCGGGCTCACCGATCTCGGCGAGTACGCCGTGCGCGGCATGATGCAGCGCAAGATGATGCTGGAGATCGACCACATGAGCGTCAAGGCGGTCGGCCGGGCGCTCGACATGTTCGAGGCCGCCTCCTACCCCGGCGTGATCTCCTCGCACAGCTGGATGGACCTGAACTGGACCGAGCGGGTCTACTCCCTCGGCGGCTTCGCCGCCCAGTACATGCACGGCTCGGAGGGGTTCGTCGCCGAAGCGAAGCGCACGGAGGCGCTGCGCGACAAGTACCACGTGGGCTACGGCTTCGGCACCGACTTCAACGGCGTCGGCGACCATCCCGCCCCGCGCGGCGCGGACGCCGCGAACAAGGTGACGTACCCCTTCAAGAGCGTCGACGGCGGCTCGGTCGTCGACAAGCTGACGACCGGTGAGCGCACCTTCGACATCAACACCGACGGTGGCGCCCACGTCGGCATGATCCCGGACTGGATCGAGGACATCCGGCGAGTCGGCGGACAGGACGTGGTTGACGACCTCTTCCGTGGCGCCGAGTCCTACCTGGACACCTGGGGGGCGACCGAGCAGCACCAGGGGTCGGTCGACCTCGCCAAGGGACGGACGGCGACGGCCAGTTCGTCCGAATGGAATCCGTTCACCAGCTACCGGCCGGGGCGGGCGGTCGACGGTGACGGCGGCTCCCGGTGGGCCAGTGACTGGAGCGACGACCAGTGGTGGCAGGTCGACCTGGGCGCCACGAACCTGGTCGGCCGCGTCACGCTGGACTGGGAGCGGGCGTACGGGAAGGCGTACCGCATCGAGCTGTCCACCGACGGCACGAACTGGCAGACCGTCTGGTCCACCACCTCAGGAGACGGCGGCCTGGACACCGCCAGGTTCACCGGCACCCCGGCCCGCTATGTTCGGGTCCACGGCCTCGACCGCGGTACCGACTGGGGATACTCGCTGTATGACGTGGGCGTTCACAGCGCCTGACCGAGGTCGCGACACCCGAGGACACACATGGCACGCATGCCGTCGGCTCAGCGGCGCAGGCAGCTGACGGAAGCGGCGATCAGGGCGATGGCCCGGGACGGCGTCGCCAAGACGACGACCCGGTCCATCGCCGCCGAAGCGGGCGTGTCCCTGAGCGTCTTCCACTACTGCTTCGACTCCAAGCAGGCCCTCGTCGAGGCTGTCATCACCGCCCTCACCGACCACTCCGTGACCGTGGTCAAGCAGGCCCTGCGGCCCAGGACCACACTCGTGGAGACCGTCCGGGCAGGCTTCGAGGCGTACTGGGACCATGTCCGCGCCCATCCCGACGAACACATGCTGACGTACGAACTGACGCAATACGCCCTGCGCGAGCCGGGGTTCGAGCACCTGGCC
It encodes:
- a CDS encoding galactose-binding domain-containing protein, producing MGRSTRHPADRGTWAVTLTRRWYRRRKNVTVLSLLLLVLAMALGPTPSSAAAGDWWIPTARPNPDSRIDVTGEPFTGTDSAGKVRGFVDAHNHLFSNEAFGGRLICGKVFSEAGVADALKDCPEHYPDGTLAIFDYITHGGDGKHDPVGWPTFKDWPAYDSMTHQADYYAWVERAWRGGQRVLVNDLVTNGVICSVYPFKDRSCDEMTSIRLQAKLTYDLQAYIDKMYGGTGKGWFRIVTDSAQAREVIKQGKLAVILGVETSEPFGCKQILDIPQCSKADIDKGLDELYALGVRSMFLCHKFDNALCGVRFDSGGLGTAINVGQFLSTGTFWQTEKCTGPQHDNPIGNASSSAEKDLPAGVDVPSYGGDAQCNKRGLTDLGEYAVRGMMQRKMMLEIDHMSVKAVGRALDMFEAASYPGVISSHSWMDLNWTERVYSLGGFAAQYMHGSEGFVAEAKRTEALRDKYHVGYGFGTDFNGVGDHPAPRGADAANKVTYPFKSVDGGSVVDKLTTGERTFDINTDGGAHVGMIPDWIEDIRRVGGQDVVDDLFRGAESYLDTWGATEQHQGSVDLAKGRTATASSSEWNPFTSYRPGRAVDGDGGSRWASDWSDDQWWQVDLGATNLVGRVTLDWERAYGKAYRIELSTDGTNWQTVWSTTSGDGGLDTARFTGTPARYVRVHGLDRGTDWGYSLYDVGVHSA
- a CDS encoding TetR/AcrR family transcriptional regulator encodes the protein MARMPSAQRRRQLTEAAIRAMARDGVAKTTTRSIAAEAGVSLSVFHYCFDSKQALVEAVITALTDHSVTVVKQALRPRTTLVETVRAGFEAYWDHVRAHPDEHMLTYELTQYALREPGFEHLARRQYELYGDAYTELIGRLRGSMDLRLRVPVATLARYLAAMTDGLTLNYLVLGDESAWTDILDTVIDHIAGLVRDDAEG